In a single window of the Sulfitobacter sp. M39 genome:
- a CDS encoding AMP-binding protein has product MGVHLMSDTVIADFDRKLAREAFEQRAAQGAAALTHLGAGADVPVALIMRNDLTQLEVMRAAAMAGTVIVAQNWHAASEEAGAICDDSGAQFVIIHRDLIDALRPALEGRTVIAVTPDTALRKAYGIDEAAAKTDPETPEWSALVDAADPINPREMMRPLMRYTSGSTGKPKGVRRLGGGPKRDFEEVLSRVGTEMLQLKPGSRFFTAAPIYHSAPSTLTSAALVTPGVSTFVAPKFDPESFLATIEAQRITHIYLVPTMMSRMLKLPQEVKAKYDLSSVEFCVSTGSPWPHDLKVAMIDWWGPVFWESYGATEIGFMTMVSSADALARPGTAGRMQMGGTLMILDPDGNELPAGQVGEIYARMDAFGGFDYSNDPESRASAEKHGHFSVGDLGSVDEDGFLFITDRKKDMIISGGANIFPAEIEAVLMRAPFIRDVAVFGAPDPEFGEQIVAAVELADGHSADKQTVLDFLDGKLARFKAPRIVDFHEALPREDSGKIFKPRLRAPYWDGAGRSI; this is encoded by the coding sequence ATGGGAGTACATCTAATGTCGGATACGGTGATTGCGGATTTTGATCGCAAGCTTGCACGAGAGGCGTTTGAACAGCGCGCGGCGCAGGGCGCTGCGGCGCTGACGCATCTGGGGGCGGGGGCGGATGTGCCTGTGGCGCTTATCATGCGCAACGATCTGACCCAGCTCGAGGTCATGCGCGCTGCGGCTATGGCGGGCACGGTCATCGTGGCGCAGAACTGGCACGCTGCATCAGAAGAAGCTGGTGCCATCTGTGACGACAGCGGCGCACAGTTCGTGATCATCCACCGTGATCTGATCGACGCGCTGCGTCCCGCCCTTGAAGGGCGCACGGTCATCGCGGTCACCCCTGATACCGCGCTGCGTAAAGCTTATGGCATTGATGAAGCCGCCGCAAAGACAGACCCCGAGACACCGGAATGGTCCGCGCTGGTAGATGCTGCCGACCCCATCAACCCGCGCGAGATGATGCGCCCGTTGATGCGCTATACCTCGGGCTCTACCGGCAAGCCCAAGGGCGTGCGGCGTTTGGGGGGCGGGCCCAAGCGCGACTTTGAAGAGGTGCTTTCGCGTGTAGGCACCGAGATGTTGCAACTCAAACCCGGGTCGCGGTTCTTTACGGCCGCGCCGATCTATCACTCGGCGCCGTCAACGCTGACCTCTGCAGCGCTGGTCACCCCTGGCGTATCGACCTTTGTCGCGCCCAAGTTCGACCCCGAAAGCTTCCTTGCCACGATCGAGGCTCAGCGCATCACCCATATCTATCTGGTCCCCACCATGATGAGCAGGATGCTAAAGCTTCCCCAAGAGGTGAAGGCGAAATATGACCTGTCCTCGGTGGAATTCTGCGTCTCAACGGGGTCACCGTGGCCACATGATCTGAAAGTTGCGATGATCGACTGGTGGGGGCCTGTGTTCTGGGAAAGCTACGGCGCGACAGAGATCGGGTTCATGACGATGGTATCCTCGGCAGACGCTTTGGCACGGCCCGGCACCGCAGGGCGGATGCAGATGGGTGGCACGCTGATGATCCTTGACCCCGATGGGAACGAGCTGCCCGCCGGTCAGGTGGGCGAGATTTATGCCCGTATGGATGCCTTCGGCGGGTTCGACTATTCCAACGATCCCGAAAGCCGCGCCTCGGCTGAAAAGCACGGGCATTTCTCTGTCGGGGATCTGGGATCGGTGGATGAGGACGGGTTCCTGTTCATTACGGACCGCAAGAAAGACATGATCATCTCGGGCGGGGCCAATATCTTTCCCGCCGAGATCGAAGCGGTGCTGATGCGCGCGCCCTTCATCCGCGATGTCGCCGTCTTTGGCGCACCTGACCCCGAATTTGGCGAACAGATCGTCGCGGCGGTTGAACTGGCCGACGGGCATAGCGCCGACAAACAGACGGTGCTTGATTTCCTTGACGGCAAACTGGCCCGATTCAAAGCGCCACGGATCGTCGATTTCCACGAGGCCCTGCCCCGCGAAGACAGCGGCAAGATCTTCAAACCCCGCCTGCGCGCGCCCTACTGGGACGGGGCGGGCCGGTCGATCTGA
- a CDS encoding efflux RND transporter permease subunit — protein sequence MSDTPAKPRGGLADLFVSRPIFGIVINLLILIAGLAALVAVDVREMPDVDQPVLSVRTTYEGAVPATVDREVTQVLEDALSALEGLSYMESTSTTGSSRITIDLSEGTDVDVAANEAREIVSSTLRDLPDDIEDDPTVTKSDSNADAIIRLALMGDASLDALTELAEGVVYDRLSTIDGIAEVTLRGEQPNEFRVTLDMPALLSRGMTLFDVSDALAALRDDTPLGSLDSDAQTLALRVGNANVTVDTVGQIPIDANTRVSDVAFVRLLPEDDAVLTRVNGETAVGLDITRQSVGNTLSISEDVAVAVADLQSALPDGVRLFVTSDDGTFIKGSLTEVMKSIALATGIVVVVIFAFLRSPRAVMIPAVTIPVSLVGTVAAIWLTGFSVNTISLLALVLATGMVVDDAIVVIENIVRKRKQGMGAFAAAAAGTNEVFFAVISTTATLAAVFIPISFLPGQAGGVFSEFGFVLAFAVTLSSITALTLAPVLAAFLDPGKSALEATAKPQGWAGRMFDTVMDKAIRMPLVVLGAAGAFVIVAAGAAGTLPSAITPDEDRGFFLVQARGASDTTIDYLDTEVDQVEEILTPYQESGEVTSVQSIVGVGGGTSAFIIVRLDDWSNRDRSQSALVAEISGKLARVPGVQASARGTNSLNIRGGGQGLQFAVTGKDIAAMTTATEALVAAMAQDEAFLNPQLSNDAVQAQYEVRVDPEMASVFGLTEAEITQTIGAMTQGKVAVTVFADEIETDVNVVPGGPPIDDPSDLDNIQLQLPGGAYVPLSAAAELVPVVSQSTLERQGGSLAVSAQANLNDGIDLSVAMTRLTAIADSVLPDGMGIIFTGEAATLSDSQTEMYMVFGVALVVVFLVLAAQFESIASAVVIMLTVPFGLAAALFAMSLSGGSLNYYSQIGLVMLIGVMAKNGILIVEFANQLREAGQDIDSAIRDALRLRIRPVMMTMVSTVFGGLPLILTSGAGAEARIAVGWVIVGGLGFATVFTLFLTPVFYRYVAVWGAEPGMASKRLTREAAV from the coding sequence ATGAGCGATACCCCTGCAAAGCCCCGTGGCGGGCTCGCCGATCTATTCGTCTCGCGGCCAATTTTCGGGATCGTCATCAACCTGCTGATCCTGATCGCCGGTCTGGCGGCGCTTGTGGCTGTCGATGTGCGGGAAATGCCCGACGTTGACCAGCCGGTTCTATCCGTGCGCACCACCTATGAAGGCGCGGTGCCCGCCACCGTCGACCGTGAGGTGACGCAGGTGCTTGAGGATGCCCTGAGTGCGCTGGAGGGGTTATCCTATATGGAATCCACTTCGACCACAGGGTCGAGCCGGATCACCATTGATCTGTCCGAAGGCACCGATGTCGATGTCGCGGCAAATGAGGCGCGCGAGATCGTTTCGTCCACGCTGCGCGACCTGCCCGACGATATCGAGGATGATCCGACCGTTACCAAAAGCGACAGCAACGCCGATGCGATCATCCGGCTGGCGCTGATGGGGGACGCGAGCCTTGATGCGTTGACCGAGCTGGCCGAGGGCGTGGTCTATGACCGGCTGTCCACCATCGACGGCATTGCAGAGGTCACCCTGCGCGGCGAACAACCTAACGAGTTCCGCGTGACGCTGGATATGCCCGCGTTGCTTAGTCGGGGGATGACCCTATTCGATGTCTCTGACGCGCTGGCAGCGCTACGCGATGACACACCGCTGGGATCGCTGGATTCAGATGCGCAAACCTTGGCGCTGCGGGTCGGCAACGCGAATGTCACCGTGGATACAGTGGGCCAGATTCCGATTGATGCGAATACGCGCGTTTCTGACGTGGCGTTCGTACGGCTGCTGCCCGAGGATGACGCGGTGCTAACCCGCGTGAACGGGGAGACCGCCGTCGGCTTGGACATCACGCGACAATCCGTGGGCAACACGCTGTCGATCTCGGAAGATGTTGCCGTTGCGGTGGCTGATCTGCAATCGGCGCTGCCTGACGGCGTTCGGCTTTTCGTGACCTCTGACGACGGGACATTCATCAAAGGGTCCTTGACCGAGGTGATGAAATCCATCGCTTTGGCGACGGGGATTGTGGTTGTGGTGATCTTTGCCTTTCTACGTTCCCCCCGTGCGGTGATGATCCCGGCGGTGACCATTCCGGTGTCGCTGGTGGGTACAGTCGCCGCGATCTGGCTGACGGGGTTTTCAGTCAATACCATCAGCCTGCTGGCGCTGGTGCTGGCGACGGGGATGGTGGTGGATGATGCGATTGTCGTGATCGAGAATATCGTGCGCAAACGTAAACAGGGGATGGGGGCATTTGCTGCCGCTGCGGCGGGCACGAACGAGGTGTTCTTTGCCGTGATCTCTACCACGGCGACGCTGGCGGCGGTGTTTATCCCGATCTCTTTCCTGCCCGGTCAGGCCGGTGGGGTGTTCAGTGAATTCGGCTTTGTGTTGGCCTTTGCTGTCACGCTGTCGTCCATCACCGCGCTGACGCTGGCACCGGTTCTGGCGGCCTTTCTTGATCCGGGGAAATCCGCGCTTGAGGCAACGGCAAAGCCGCAAGGCTGGGCCGGTCGGATGTTTGACACGGTGATGGACAAAGCCATTCGCATGCCGTTGGTGGTGCTGGGTGCGGCGGGGGCCTTTGTAATCGTGGCGGCGGGGGCGGCGGGCACTTTGCCCTCTGCCATCACGCCCGACGAGGATCGCGGGTTCTTCCTGGTACAGGCACGCGGCGCTTCTGACACCACGATCGACTACCTTGATACCGAGGTTGATCAGGTCGAAGAAATCCTGACCCCCTATCAGGAAAGCGGCGAGGTCACCTCGGTTCAAAGCATCGTTGGCGTCGGTGGTGGCACCAGCGCCTTCATCATCGTACGGCTCGATGACTGGAGCAATCGTGACCGCAGCCAATCCGCACTGGTCGCCGAAATCAGCGGCAAGCTGGCGCGGGTACCTGGCGTTCAGGCCAGTGCGCGGGGGACCAACAGTCTCAATATCCGCGGCGGCGGGCAGGGCTTGCAATTCGCGGTGACAGGCAAGGACATCGCGGCCATGACCACGGCAACCGAGGCTTTGGTCGCGGCGATGGCGCAGGATGAGGCGTTTTTGAACCCGCAACTTTCCAACGATGCGGTGCAAGCGCAATACGAGGTCCGCGTTGATCCCGAAATGGCGAGCGTCTTTGGCCTGACAGAGGCCGAGATCACCCAGACCATCGGCGCAATGACCCAAGGCAAGGTCGCCGTCACCGTCTTTGCGGACGAGATCGAGACGGATGTGAATGTCGTGCCCGGTGGCCCGCCGATTGATGACCCCTCTGATCTTGATAACATCCAGCTGCAGTTGCCGGGCGGTGCCTATGTGCCCCTGTCCGCGGCGGCAGAGCTGGTGCCCGTGGTCAGCCAGTCCACGCTGGAACGGCAGGGCGGGTCGCTGGCGGTTTCGGCGCAGGCGAACCTGAACGACGGTATCGATCTTAGCGTCGCGATGACCCGTCTGACGGCGATTGCCGATAGCGTGCTGCCCGACGGGATGGGGATCATCTTTACCGGCGAGGCGGCGACGCTGAGCGACAGCCAGACAGAGATGTATATGGTGTTCGGCGTCGCGTTGGTGGTGGTGTTCCTTGTGCTGGCTGCGCAGTTCGAAAGCATCGCCAGCGCTGTCGTGATCATGCTGACCGTGCCCTTTGGTCTGGCGGCGGCGCTTTTCGCGATGTCGCTCAGCGGTGGATCGTTGAACTACTACAGTCAGATCGGGCTGGTGATGCTGATCGGGGTGATGGCCAAGAACGGTATCCTGATCGTCGAATTCGCCAACCAGTTGCGCGAGGCGGGGCAGGATATCGACAGCGCCATCCGAGACGCGCTGCGTCTGCGGATCCGTCCGGTGATGATGACGATGGTGTCGACCGTCTTTGGCGGCTTGCCGTTGATCCTGACCTCGGGCGCGGGGGCCGAAGCGCGCATCGCCGTGGGCTGGGTCATCGTGGGCGGGCTTGGCTTTGCCACCGTGTTCACCCTGTTCCTCACGCCGGTCTTCTATCGCTACGTGGCGGTCTGGGGGGCAGAGCCGGGGATGGCATCAAAACGTCTGACCCGCGAGGCGGCGGTCTGA
- a CDS encoding TRAP transporter large permease — MEWFESLALLLGSILVLMAIGMPVALAFLAANIVGAWFFMGGAKGVTLLLNNGFGGLTNYALVPIPLFLLMGEIFFYTGLGKRMFNAIDRLLGKLPGRLSYVTVLGGTAFSTLSGSSMGSTALLGSLMVPEMTERGYKKHMSIGPILGTGGLAIIIPPSALAVLLATLARIDVGALLIAGIIPGLILASFYIATIYIQTRIDPDAAPAYEVEDLRFGQKMRLFFGDVVPMLSVMVVIVIGMVGGLITPSEAAAFGALGVLILAVAFRCLTWEAMKKSVIGAMRVTLMAYLIVFGSATFSQLLAFSGASSGLIRWATSFDLAPVAMLLVMFGVLLLLGMFMEQISMMLLTVPIFFPLATTLGFDPVWFGLVILLALEISFTTPPFGLLLFVMKGVAPKGTTMREIYGSAFPYMGCSVLLVFLLILFPQLALWLPGM; from the coding sequence ATGGAATGGTTTGAATCGCTGGCCCTTTTGCTGGGCTCTATTCTGGTGCTGATGGCCATCGGGATGCCGGTTGCCTTGGCTTTTCTCGCAGCCAATATTGTCGGCGCTTGGTTCTTTATGGGCGGGGCCAAAGGGGTCACGCTGCTGCTGAACAATGGGTTCGGCGGGCTGACCAACTATGCGCTGGTGCCGATCCCGTTGTTCTTGCTGATGGGCGAAATCTTTTTCTACACCGGTTTGGGCAAGCGCATGTTCAATGCCATCGACCGTTTGCTGGGCAAGCTGCCGGGGCGGCTGTCCTATGTCACGGTTCTGGGCGGCACCGCGTTTTCAACGCTGTCTGGGTCGTCCATGGGCTCCACCGCGTTGCTGGGCAGCCTGATGGTACCTGAAATGACGGAACGCGGGTATAAAAAGCATATGTCCATCGGTCCGATCCTTGGCACGGGTGGTCTGGCGATTATCATCCCGCCCTCGGCGCTGGCCGTGTTGTTGGCAACCTTGGCGCGGATCGATGTGGGCGCATTGTTGATCGCGGGGATCATTCCGGGGCTCATCCTGGCCAGCTTCTATATCGCGACAATCTATATTCAGACCCGGATCGATCCCGACGCCGCCCCCGCTTACGAGGTTGAAGACCTGCGCTTTGGCCAGAAGATGCGCCTGTTTTTCGGCGATGTGGTGCCCATGCTGTCTGTCATGGTCGTGATCGTGATTGGCATGGTGGGCGGGCTGATCACCCCGTCCGAGGCCGCGGCATTCGGGGCGCTCGGCGTGTTGATCTTGGCCGTGGCCTTCCGTTGCCTCACATGGGAGGCGATGAAGAAATCGGTGATCGGCGCGATGCGGGTGACCCTGATGGCCTATCTCATCGTCTTTGGGTCGGCCACCTTCAGCCAGCTGCTGGCGTTTTCCGGTGCCTCCAGCGGGTTGATCCGATGGGCGACGTCGTTTGATCTGGCCCCTGTGGCGATGCTGCTGGTGATGTTCGGGGTACTGCTGCTGCTGGGTATGTTCATGGAGCAGATATCAATGATGTTGCTGACCGTACCGATCTTTTTCCCGCTCGCCACAACGCTGGGATTTGATCCAGTGTGGTTCGGTCTGGTGATCCTGCTGGCGCTTGAGATCAGTTTCACCACACCGCCCTTTGGCTTGCTGCTCTTTGTGATGAAGGGCGTCGCCCCCAAAGGCACAACCATGCGCGAGATTTACGGATCTGCCTTCCCCTATATGGGATGCTCGGTGCTGCTGGTGTTCTTGCTGATCCTGTTTCCTCAACTGGCACTGTGGTTGCCGGGGATGTAG
- a CDS encoding bile acid:sodium symporter family protein, producing MDVLISVVLPLGLAFIMFTLGVGLTPADFARVGQRPLAFFIGALNQSILLPLVTFICVLVFGIRAEMAVGFMILAACPGGVTSNVISKLAKGDVALSVSLTAVISLASVVTVPLILGLSMGYFMGDAAPEIDITKTAVTMFALTVVPVTLGLGVRAMAPAAMTRAEPKLSAIATILFAAIVLAALAANWALFVENIVVIGPALLVLLAALTTIGFVVPRLLGRSATEAKTISVETGVQNSTLGIAVAAIIVGGESGFTAYALPSAVYGILMYLIILPVVLKYRRIGTA from the coding sequence GTGGATGTACTGATTTCGGTCGTCTTGCCGCTTGGCTTGGCGTTTATAATGTTTACTTTGGGTGTCGGGCTGACACCTGCGGATTTCGCCCGTGTCGGGCAGCGGCCGCTGGCGTTTTTCATCGGGGCGCTGAATCAAAGCATCCTGCTGCCGCTCGTGACCTTTATCTGTGTGCTGGTCTTTGGCATCCGCGCGGAAATGGCCGTGGGGTTCATGATTCTGGCGGCCTGCCCCGGTGGGGTGACCAGCAATGTGATCTCGAAGCTGGCCAAAGGGGATGTGGCGCTGTCGGTGTCGCTGACAGCGGTGATCAGCCTTGCCAGTGTTGTGACCGTGCCGCTGATTTTGGGGCTGTCGATGGGGTATTTCATGGGCGACGCCGCGCCCGAGATCGATATCACCAAAACCGCTGTCACCATGTTTGCCTTGACGGTGGTGCCGGTCACGCTTGGCTTGGGGGTGCGTGCAATGGCCCCTGCTGCGATGACACGGGCGGAGCCGAAGCTGAGCGCGATAGCGACGATCCTGTTTGCGGCGATCGTGCTGGCGGCGCTGGCGGCGAATTGGGCGCTGTTTGTGGAAAATATCGTGGTGATCGGGCCGGCGCTGCTGGTCCTGCTGGCCGCGCTGACCACCATCGGCTTTGTCGTGCCGCGGCTGCTTGGCCGGTCGGCGACCGAGGCCAAGACCATCTCGGTCGAGACGGGGGTGCAGAACAGCACCCTAGGGATCGCCGTCGCCGCGATCATCGTCGGCGGCGAGAGCGGGTTCACCGCCTATGCGCTGCCGTCGGCTGTTTATGGTATCCTGATGTATCTGATCATCCTACCCGTCGTTTTGAAATACCGCCGCATCGGCACTGCGTAA
- a CDS encoding efflux RND transporter periplasmic adaptor subunit: protein MRKFVSLLVAVGLLFGAYAITFGLPGTDATSEAAQPQSAAGGRPAGGRPGGGRARGATSVVTTALEQRPYEVTLYATGTASSLRSADVVTETAGTVVETRLTANRDVEQGEVLVRLDARTQELNLEIARANLQQATDTVDRYDRLRAGGNSTITDVAQSEARVAQQLADAEVGLAEVALEDRTIRAPISGRLGLSEVEVGDILGANDVIATIDQTETLVVEFELPERAIGMLGQAHEVLVSTSAFVGRSITGEILSFDSRIDAVTRSVTVKAKIDNADRILWPGMTFAVRLLHESEPLSVLPSTAVTWSRMGAAVWVDDGGTATRVPITILYRKNEFVWIEADIADGAMVVTEGAQKLRDGAKITAVGAETEKAPS, encoded by the coding sequence ATGCGGAAATTTGTGAGTTTGCTGGTGGCCGTCGGGCTTTTGTTCGGGGCGTATGCCATCACCTTTGGCCTGCCCGGCACGGATGCCACAAGCGAGGCGGCGCAGCCTCAATCCGCGGCGGGCGGGCGCCCTGCAGGTGGCCGCCCCGGGGGCGGGCGTGCACGGGGGGCGACTTCGGTGGTGACGACCGCGCTGGAACAACGCCCCTACGAGGTGACTTTATACGCGACCGGCACGGCCTCCTCTTTGCGCAGTGCGGATGTGGTGACTGAAACCGCCGGTACAGTGGTCGAAACCCGACTGACCGCGAACCGCGATGTTGAACAGGGCGAGGTCCTTGTGCGGTTGGATGCGCGGACCCAAGAGCTGAACCTTGAAATCGCGCGCGCCAATTTGCAGCAGGCAACCGATACGGTCGACCGCTATGACCGGCTGCGGGCCGGCGGCAATTCCACCATCACCGATGTCGCACAGTCAGAGGCGCGCGTGGCGCAGCAACTGGCCGATGCCGAAGTGGGTCTGGCCGAAGTCGCGCTGGAAGACCGCACCATCCGCGCGCCCATCTCGGGGCGTCTGGGTTTGAGTGAGGTTGAGGTCGGCGATATTCTCGGCGCGAATGACGTGATTGCGACGATCGACCAGACCGAAACGCTGGTGGTCGAATTCGAACTGCCCGAACGCGCCATTGGCATGCTGGGGCAGGCGCATGAGGTGCTTGTCTCCACCTCGGCATTTGTGGGCCGGTCGATCACCGGAGAGATCCTTTCGTTCGACAGCAGGATCGATGCGGTCACGCGTTCTGTCACGGTGAAGGCCAAGATTGATAATGCCGATCGCATCCTCTGGCCGGGCATGACCTTTGCCGTGCGCCTGCTGCATGAAAGCGAGCCGCTGTCGGTGCTGCCCTCTACCGCGGTGACGTGGTCGCGTATGGGTGCTGCGGTTTGGGTTGACGATGGCGGTACCGCAACGCGGGTGCCGATCACGATTCTGTATCGTAAAAACGAATTCGTCTGGATAGAGGCCGACATCGCCGATGGCGCGATGGTCGTGACCGAAGGGGCGCAAAAGCTGCGGGACGGGGCTAAAATCACCGCGGTCGGTGCAGAGACTGAAAAGGCACCGTCATGA
- a CDS encoding enoyl-CoA hydratase: MHRHLIAAALLVVLAACQLPKDPENTTDTVQGAVLKVGALQDPLPEQDLQAVTLIAAALDAQIEWHRENPHQMLDALGGGDLHLLAGGIPKDSPLTEHTGMTNPIGYVTVGADRPERVLLLRRGENRFLMRSNMALRPLTREAQE; this comes from the coding sequence ATGCACCGCCACCTCATCGCCGCTGCTCTTTTGGTCGTTCTGGCTGCCTGCCAGTTGCCGAAAGACCCCGAAAACACCACTGATACCGTGCAGGGTGCCGTGCTGAAGGTCGGCGCTTTGCAAGATCCTTTGCCGGAGCAAGACTTGCAGGCGGTAACACTGATCGCCGCGGCGCTGGATGCCCAGATCGAATGGCATCGCGAGAACCCGCACCAGATGCTTGACGCGCTCGGGGGGGGCGATCTGCATCTGCTGGCGGGCGGGATACCGAAAGATTCACCGCTGACAGAGCATACGGGCATGACCAACCCCATCGGATATGTGACCGTCGGGGCCGACCGTCCCGAACGGGTCTTGCTGTTGCGGCGCGGCGAGAACCGGTTTCTCATGCGGTCCAATATGGCGCTGCGTCCGCTGACGCGGGAGGCGCAGGAATGA
- a CDS encoding NAD(P)H-dependent oxidoreductase yields the protein MITMTSTLLEQLNWRYATKKMDPSKKVPQEKVDTIVEAIRMTPTSSGTQPFELLVVTNPDKLAQIQKAASDQTQITEGSHLLVFAAWDNYTKDRIDAVTDLNVEARGDLPLLSAYYENLKNNYLPRDAEVNYAHAARQAYIALGVALVAAAEQEVDSTPMEGFDPAKVDEILGLKERGLRSVILLPLGYRDADSDWLAPMKKVRKPAETLVTHID from the coding sequence ATGATCACGATGACCAGCACCCTACTAGAGCAGTTGAACTGGCGCTATGCGACCAAGAAGATGGACCCTTCCAAGAAAGTCCCTCAGGAAAAAGTCGACACCATCGTCGAAGCTATCCGCATGACACCCACCTCAAGCGGCACTCAGCCCTTCGAGCTGCTGGTCGTGACCAATCCCGACAAGCTGGCGCAGATCCAGAAAGCCGCCAGCGACCAGACCCAGATCACCGAAGGGTCGCATCTGCTGGTGTTCGCGGCGTGGGATAACTACACCAAAGACCGCATCGACGCGGTCACCGATCTGAATGTCGAAGCCCGTGGCGACCTGCCCTTGCTCAGCGCCTATTACGAGAACCTGAAAAACAACTACCTGCCCCGCGATGCCGAGGTAAACTACGCCCATGCCGCGCGTCAGGCTTATATCGCGCTTGGGGTGGCACTGGTTGCCGCCGCTGAACAAGAGGTTGACAGCACCCCGATGGAGGGTTTCGACCCAGCGAAGGTAGACGAGATTCTGGGCCTAAAAGAGCGCGGCCTGCGGTCGGTGATCCTGCTGCCTCTGGGCTACCGCGACGCGGACTCTGACTGGCTGGCGCCGATGAAAAAGGTACGCAAACCGGCGGAAACGCTGGTCACCCATATCGACTGA
- a CDS encoding cation transporter, with amino-acid sequence MNRYPPLPQEIAEKIAKARRLEWWTLFWLVTIIFVMFMVMGSSQAMQAAWIEDTLSLLPPILFLIAARLERMPPSAKYPFGLHRIGTLAFALSAAALTLMGGYLVYDAVVTLVRQEHPTIGSIELFGTEIWMGWLMVAALVYSIIPPVILGRKKLAIAPDIQDKVLHADADMNAADWKTGVAGILGIIGISMGFWWADAVAAGLIGLDVLKDGGRNLRISVAELLDGAPRKLGSAERQNLADRVQNGMDGAPVVKLREAGRYLHVVIGDDDELLPDPERAKELVGEDDAWRVVTLSVKPEN; translated from the coding sequence ATGAACCGCTACCCCCCGCTGCCGCAAGAGATCGCCGAGAAAATCGCGAAAGCGCGTCGGCTGGAATGGTGGACGCTGTTCTGGCTGGTCACGATCATTTTCGTGATGTTTATGGTCATGGGATCAAGTCAGGCGATGCAGGCGGCGTGGATCGAAGACACGCTATCGCTGTTGCCGCCGATCCTGTTCCTGATCGCCGCGCGGCTTGAACGGATGCCACCAAGCGCGAAGTACCCCTTTGGCCTGCACCGCATCGGCACACTGGCCTTTGCCCTCTCGGCGGCGGCGCTGACCTTGATGGGCGGCTATCTGGTGTACGACGCGGTGGTCACGTTGGTGCGGCAGGAACATCCCACCATCGGCAGTATCGAACTGTTTGGCACCGAGATCTGGATGGGCTGGTTGATGGTGGCGGCATTGGTCTATTCGATCATCCCGCCAGTGATCTTGGGGCGCAAGAAGCTGGCCATCGCGCCCGACATTCAGGACAAGGTGTTGCATGCGGACGCTGACATGAACGCCGCAGACTGGAAGACCGGCGTTGCGGGTATTCTGGGCATCATCGGTATCTCGATGGGGTTCTGGTGGGCCGATGCCGTGGCTGCCGGGCTGATCGGGTTGGACGTGTTGAAAGACGGTGGGCGCAATCTGCGTATCTCGGTCGCGGAGCTGTTGGACGGTGCGCCGCGCAAGCTTGGCTCTGCCGAGCGTCAAAATCTGGCGGATCGTGTTCAGAACGGCATGGATGGCGCGCCTGTCGTCAAGCTGCGCGAGGCCGGACGCTATCTACACGTGGTTATCGGCGACGACGATGAACTGCTGCCCGATCCAGAGCGCGCGAAGGAGCTGGTGGGCGAGGATGACGCCTGGCGCGTGGTCACCCTGAGCGTGAAGCCCGAAAACTAG
- a CDS encoding enoyl-CoA hydratase-related protein, which translates to MTDKIKVERHGPVTVLRLDDAETMNALTSAMALKLRDLLQQESQTARAIVLAGSPRAFSAGANLKQGTIESGKELDAGAALENAYNPLMMTLRDLPVPVVSAVQGAVAGVGASIALACDVIVAGRDAYFLEAFARIGLIPDGGATWLLTRAVGRVRAMEMMLLAEKIPAPTAFDWGLVTRLVENDAVDATALEIAIKLANGPVRSLALIRKAAWSAADTDFATALANERKWQKEAGNTPDFKEGVAAFLEKRAPRFNG; encoded by the coding sequence ATGACGGATAAGATCAAGGTCGAACGGCACGGGCCGGTGACAGTGCTGCGGCTCGATGATGCCGAGACGATGAACGCGCTGACATCGGCCATGGCGCTAAAGCTGCGTGACCTGCTGCAACAGGAATCGCAGACGGCGCGGGCGATTGTCTTGGCGGGGTCGCCGCGCGCGTTTTCTGCGGGCGCGAACCTCAAGCAAGGGACGATCGAAAGCGGCAAAGAGCTCGACGCGGGTGCCGCGCTGGAAAATGCCTACAACCCACTGATGATGACGCTTCGCGATCTGCCGGTGCCCGTGGTCTCTGCCGTGCAGGGGGCGGTCGCCGGTGTGGGCGCGTCGATTGCGCTGGCCTGTGATGTGATTGTCGCCGGACGTGATGCCTATTTCCTTGAAGCCTTTGCGCGGATCGGGCTGATCCCCGATGGCGGGGCGACGTGGTTGCTGACACGCGCCGTGGGGCGCGTGCGCGCGATGGAGATGATGCTGCTGGCCGAGAAAATTCCCGCGCCGACGGCGTTTGACTGGGGGCTGGTGACGCGGCTGGTCGAGAATGACGCGGTTGACGCCACCGCGCTTGAGATCGCGATCAAACTGGCGAACGGGCCGGTGCGCAGCCTTGCCTTGATCCGCAAAGCCGCGTGGAGCGCTGCCGACACTGATTTTGCCACCGCACTGGCGAACGAGCGCAAGTGGCAGAAAGAAGCGGGGAATACCCCAGACTTCAAAGAGGGCGTGGCCGCGTTCCTTGAAAAACGGGCACCCCGCTTTAATGGGTGA